The following proteins are co-located in the Streptomyces bottropensis ATCC 25435 genome:
- a CDS encoding ABC transporter permease codes for MSHSTVPRPRAEAKTSGTAPVASDDATGPPPRNDGRAGRLSLRLRFRRDRTLILMTLPAVLLILVFNYIPILGNVVAFQDYDPYLSENGFVAIFQSPWVGFEQFERIFADSDFWHAVQNTFVLFFLQLVLFFPIPILLALLINSIVRPRIRAVAQAVMYLPHFFSWVLVVTVFMQIFGGAGVIAQTLRQHGVEGFDLMTNPETFKYLVTVEMIWKDAGWGIIVFLAALSSVSHDLYEAAAMDGAGRWRRMWHITLPALRPVIALLLVLRVGDALTVGFEQLLLQRQAVGVEASDVLDTYVWWNGIRNQDFSYAAAAGLIKGVVGLALVLTANKVAHLMGEQGVYKK; via the coding sequence GTGTCCCACAGCACGGTGCCCCGGCCGAGGGCCGAGGCGAAGACTTCCGGGACGGCCCCCGTGGCGTCCGACGACGCCACGGGGCCCCCGCCCCGGAACGACGGGCGCGCGGGCAGGCTGAGCCTGCGCCTGAGATTCCGGCGCGACCGCACCCTGATCCTGATGACGCTGCCGGCGGTCCTGCTGATCCTGGTCTTCAACTACATACCGATCCTCGGCAACGTGGTCGCCTTCCAGGACTACGACCCCTACCTCAGCGAGAACGGCTTCGTCGCCATCTTCCAGAGCCCCTGGGTCGGCTTCGAGCAGTTCGAACGGATCTTCGCTGACTCGGACTTCTGGCACGCGGTGCAGAACACGTTCGTGCTGTTCTTCCTCCAGCTCGTCCTCTTCTTCCCCATCCCGATCCTGCTCGCGCTGCTCATCAACAGCATCGTCAGACCCCGGATCCGGGCGGTCGCCCAGGCCGTCATGTACCTCCCGCACTTCTTCTCCTGGGTCCTCGTCGTCACCGTGTTCATGCAGATCTTCGGCGGGGCGGGCGTCATCGCCCAGACCCTGCGCCAGCACGGCGTCGAGGGCTTCGACCTGATGACCAACCCGGAGACCTTCAAGTACCTGGTCACGGTCGAGATGATCTGGAAGGACGCCGGCTGGGGCATCATCGTCTTCCTCGCCGCGCTCTCCTCCGTCTCCCACGACCTCTACGAGGCCGCCGCGATGGACGGCGCGGGCCGCTGGCGGCGCATGTGGCACATCACCCTGCCCGCCCTGCGCCCGGTGATCGCCCTGCTGCTGGTGCTGCGCGTCGGCGACGCCCTGACCGTCGGCTTCGAGCAACTGCTGCTCCAACGGCAGGCGGTGGGCGTCGAGGCCTCCGATGTCCTCGACACCTATGTGTGGTGGAACGGCATCCGCAACCAGGACTTCAGCTACGCCGCCGCGGCGGGACTCATCAAGGGCGTGGTCGGCCTCGCACTGGTCCTGACCGCCAACAAGGTCGCCCATCTCATGGGCGAGCAGGGGGTGTACAAGAAATGA
- a CDS encoding carbohydrate ABC transporter permease, translating to MSALLDTADEAAGAADRRPAPGRASRWAAPPRPVWEEEPAKAGLAGKGIALGLACFAILFPLWIVVVTSLQTKKTIDEAGGLVVIPEGITFVAYRELLGGGQVQTAALVSVGVTVVGTLFSMTVSVLCAYGLSRVGSLAHRWILMTLLATMFFGAGLIPTYLLVQALGLTDTYLALILPSAVSVFNILVLRSFFMGISPELIDSARIDGAGDWRILWKIVMPLSRAVLAVIALFYAVGYWSAWFNASIYLTDQDMMPLQNVMIQLVQKQERPVGLSAQINTGQLSPLAIQMAVMVMALLPVAVLSPFVQKHFKKGMLTGAIKG from the coding sequence ATGAGCGCGCTCCTCGACACAGCGGACGAGGCGGCCGGAGCCGCCGACCGGCGGCCGGCACCGGGCAGGGCGAGCCGCTGGGCCGCACCGCCCCGCCCGGTCTGGGAGGAGGAACCCGCCAAGGCGGGACTCGCGGGCAAGGGCATCGCCCTCGGCCTCGCCTGTTTCGCGATCCTCTTCCCTCTGTGGATCGTCGTCGTCACGAGCCTCCAGACGAAGAAGACCATCGACGAGGCGGGCGGTCTCGTCGTCATCCCCGAGGGCATCACCTTCGTCGCCTACCGGGAACTCCTCGGCGGCGGCCAGGTCCAGACGGCCGCCCTGGTCAGCGTGGGTGTCACGGTCGTCGGCACCCTGTTCAGCATGACCGTCTCGGTCCTGTGCGCCTACGGCCTGTCCCGCGTCGGCTCACTCGCCCACCGCTGGATCCTGATGACCCTGCTCGCCACGATGTTCTTCGGCGCGGGCCTCATCCCGACCTATCTGCTGGTCCAGGCCCTCGGCCTCACGGACACCTATCTCGCGCTGATCCTCCCCAGCGCGGTGAGCGTCTTCAACATCCTGGTCCTGCGCTCGTTCTTCATGGGCATCTCGCCGGAACTCATCGACAGCGCCCGCATCGACGGCGCCGGGGACTGGCGCATCCTGTGGAAGATCGTGATGCCGCTGTCGAGGGCGGTCCTCGCGGTCATCGCCCTCTTCTACGCGGTGGGCTACTGGAGCGCCTGGTTCAACGCCTCCATCTACCTCACCGACCAGGACATGATGCCGCTGCAGAACGTCATGATCCAGCTCGTCCAGAAACAGGAACGCCCGGTCGGCCTCTCCGCCCAGATCAACACCGGCCAGCTCTCCCCGCTCGCGATCCAGATGGCGGTCATGGTCATGGCGCTGCTCCCCGTCGCGGTCCTCTCCCCCTTCGTCCAGAAGCACTTCAAGAAGGGGATGCTCACCGGCGCGATCAAGGGGTGA
- a CDS encoding sialidase family protein, translated as MPTPQPTRRTLLAGATATAALTTLPALATPAHATDAKSGPTAGRYRWRTAVIGGTGFITGVLFHPTARGCAYARTDIGGAYRWDDHQARWTPLTDHLGWDDWNLLGVEAIAVDPAHPNRLYLALGTYTQSWAGYGAILRSDDRGATWARTDLTVRLGANEDGRGTGERLLVDPRDSDTLWLGTRHDGLLRSTDRGATWATATGFPATPSASGQGVTLLVAAGRTVYAGWGDGDGTTATLYRTGDGTTWEAVPGHPTGASAKVPIRAAYDSHSRELYVTYADAPGPNGQSDGSVRKLRTTTGAWTDVTPVRPGGTTSDGGTDSFGYGGVAVDARRPGTVVVSTNNRWAEIDTVFRSTDGGRTWRSLKDSAVLDVSETPYLAWGADKPKFGWWIQALALDPYDSKHLVYGTGATLYGTRDLKHWAPRVRGLEETSVRQLISPPTGEAHLISGLGDIGTMYHERLTASPSRGMASNPVFGTATGLAQAAAKPSYVVRTGWGDHGNGAFSRDGGRTWAPFAAQPALAKDAPGPIATNTDGTALLWSFVHWDGTKYPAHRSADNGATWTEVTSFPKGATPVADPADPARFYAYDTDAGTLYASTDSGRSFVARASGLPGGDSQFELVAAPGRAGDLWLSLKGNGLYRSTDGGVTFSKVDSCRAAYTLGFGKAAKGARYPAVYLVGTTETVTAVHRSDDGAKTWTRINDDAHQWGWTGEVVIGDPRVYGRVYLATNGRGIQYGDPV; from the coding sequence ATGCCCACCCCCCAGCCGACCCGTCGCACCCTCCTCGCCGGAGCCACGGCCACCGCAGCCCTCACCACCCTCCCCGCACTCGCCACCCCGGCCCACGCCACCGACGCGAAAAGCGGCCCGACCGCCGGACGCTACCGCTGGCGCACCGCCGTCATCGGCGGCACCGGCTTCATCACCGGCGTCCTGTTCCACCCGACCGCGCGCGGATGCGCCTACGCCCGTACCGACATCGGCGGCGCCTACCGCTGGGACGACCACCAGGCCCGCTGGACCCCGCTGACCGACCACCTCGGCTGGGACGACTGGAACCTCCTCGGCGTGGAGGCCATCGCCGTCGACCCCGCCCACCCGAACCGCCTCTACCTCGCCCTCGGCACCTACACCCAGTCCTGGGCCGGCTACGGCGCGATCCTCCGCTCCGACGACCGCGGCGCCACCTGGGCCCGTACCGACCTGACCGTCAGGCTCGGCGCCAACGAGGACGGCCGGGGCACGGGCGAGCGCCTGCTCGTCGACCCCCGCGACAGCGACACCCTGTGGCTGGGCACCCGGCACGACGGTCTGCTCAGGTCGACCGACCGGGGCGCCACCTGGGCGACGGCGACCGGCTTCCCGGCCACCCCCAGCGCCTCCGGCCAGGGCGTCACCCTGCTGGTCGCCGCCGGACGCACCGTCTACGCCGGCTGGGGCGACGGCGACGGCACCACCGCCACCCTCTACCGGACCGGCGACGGCACCACCTGGGAAGCCGTCCCCGGCCACCCGACCGGTGCCTCCGCCAAGGTCCCGATCCGCGCCGCCTACGACAGCCACTCCCGCGAGCTGTACGTGACGTACGCCGACGCGCCCGGCCCCAACGGCCAGTCCGACGGCAGTGTGCGCAAGCTCCGCACCACCACCGGCGCATGGACCGACGTGACCCCGGTGCGGCCGGGCGGCACCACGAGCGACGGCGGCACCGACTCCTTCGGCTACGGCGGGGTCGCCGTCGACGCCCGGCGCCCCGGCACGGTGGTCGTCTCGACCAACAACCGCTGGGCCGAGATCGACACCGTGTTCCGCTCCACCGACGGCGGCCGTACCTGGAGATCCCTCAAGGACTCCGCCGTCCTCGACGTGTCCGAGACCCCCTATCTCGCCTGGGGGGCCGACAAGCCGAAGTTCGGCTGGTGGATCCAGGCCCTCGCCCTCGACCCGTACGACTCCAAGCACCTCGTGTACGGCACCGGCGCGACGCTCTACGGCACCCGTGACCTGAAGCACTGGGCGCCGCGGGTCCGGGGCCTGGAGGAGACGTCCGTACGGCAGCTGATCTCCCCGCCGACCGGCGAGGCGCACCTGATCAGCGGCCTCGGGGACATCGGCACGATGTACCACGAGCGGCTCACGGCGTCCCCGTCGCGCGGCATGGCGTCCAACCCCGTGTTCGGGACGGCGACCGGACTCGCGCAGGCCGCCGCCAAGCCCTCGTACGTGGTCCGCACCGGCTGGGGCGACCACGGCAACGGCGCCTTCTCCCGCGACGGCGGGCGGACCTGGGCGCCTTTCGCGGCCCAGCCCGCCCTCGCCAAGGACGCGCCGGGCCCGATCGCCACCAACACCGACGGCACCGCGCTGCTGTGGTCCTTCGTGCACTGGGACGGCACGAAGTACCCCGCCCACCGCTCCGCCGACAACGGCGCGACCTGGACCGAGGTCACCTCCTTCCCGAAGGGCGCCACACCGGTCGCCGATCCGGCCGACCCGGCCCGCTTCTACGCGTACGACACCGACGCGGGAACGCTGTACGCCAGCACCGACAGCGGCCGCTCGTTCGTGGCGCGCGCGAGCGGACTGCCGGGCGGGGACAGTCAGTTCGAGCTGGTCGCGGCCCCCGGACGCGCCGGTGACCTGTGGCTGAGCCTGAAGGGGAACGGGCTCTACCGCTCCACCGACGGCGGGGTGACCTTCTCGAAGGTCGACAGCTGCCGGGCCGCGTACACCCTCGGCTTCGGCAAGGCCGCCAAGGGCGCCCGTTACCCGGCGGTCTACCTGGTCGGCACGACGGAGACCGTCACCGCCGTCCACCGCTCCGACGACGGCGCGAAGACCTGGACCCGCATCAACGACGACGCCCACCAGTGGGGCTGGACCGGCGAGGTCGTCATCGGTGACCCGCGCGTGTACGGCCGCGTGTACCTGGCGACGAACGGGCGCGGCATCCAGTACGGGGACCCGGTCTGA